A single Amphiura filiformis chromosome 19, Afil_fr2py, whole genome shotgun sequence DNA region contains:
- the LOC140141020 gene encoding large ribosomal subunit protein eL24-like, which yields MKNELCYFSGYRIYPGHGKRFARVDGKTFSFLNNKCLASFMMKRNPRKINWTVLYRRKHKKGSQEEVSKKRTRRTHKFQRAIVGASLTEIMAKRNQKPEVRKAQREQAVKAAKEKTKASKAQKKVTQQQTKTQKAKGKTSKAVKGGGPGRVGGKR from the exons ATGAA GAACGAACTGTGCTATTTCAGTGGGTACAGAATTTACCCTGGCCATGGCAAACGTTTCGCCAGGGTGGATGGCAAG ACATTCAGCTTCTTAAACAACAAGTGTCTTGCCTCCTTCATGATGAAGCGCAACCCACGTAAGATCAACTGGACCGTGCTATACCGCCGCAAGCACAAGAAGGGTTCTCAGGAGGAGGTCTCCAAGAAGCGCACCAGGAGGACGCACAAGTTCCAGCGTGCCATCGTCGGTGCTTCCCTCACAGAGATTATGGCCAAGAGGAACCAGAAGCCTGAAGTGCGTAAGGCCCAGAGGGAGCAGGCAGTCAA AGCTGCTAAGGAGAAGACGAAAGCAAGCAAAGCACAAAAGAAGGTTACGCAACAGCAAACTAAG ACACAGAAGGCCAAGGGTAAAACATCCAAAGCAGTGAAGGGAGGTGGACCAGGCAGAGTGGGAGGAAAGCGCTAA